From a region of the Calliphora vicina chromosome 4, idCalVici1.1, whole genome shotgun sequence genome:
- the LOC135958303 gene encoding zinc finger protein 227-like, with amino-acid sequence MKITCRICKIQQGEFFTLDSVVPIYGQRNYKLLEIYNKCCQLNALIQDTLPQVVCLACLEKLKEFFEFQLKAEKSDLELRKELEGVQTLDIKTEQLENCHVPTINQANTAIKPEVEEEVITTEDEFDDDDHYEDDEKIQEDDEDEVEDTDILFELYNKNDSCLDNYLKFNKSESETVEEFNGQEEHDYEMEINQTITEIINTPEADSNKMHLDTTASDEIDAGLETDIPIIEISRLKLPMQCPQMQTLILEPMVEIRKWQCADCGRKYLTEEKLEQHRKLHNQSEDCQCEICGTHLKSLYDYREHMKEHGTERKFSCEYCDKTFSTRANLKSHLYIHTNLRPFKCEICGKTFQQKSILKTHMTLHTGKPFECTLCHRRFSRTAHLNIHMRQHNNIRPYQCTECPSSYMQKSHLDRHISSSHLGVRFQCTICGKMYTKKPSLNTHMRDAHCTTVCLYNCEICDLDFPKQKALSISATKGRAAISPAVTLITLSCDICGHGSNILAIHILILTFAGGMLTAEGFCTKGAPLPPARDVPENSLSGTKRWSASPVPADLAGMPSAICSEISRSRSFCNLERLSGAARAKLRSRCRSRCRSARSSLRSLASALVPGTSSVGLLFDNTGSTPQTKSLVKQYLSVCNYRRYNVINLTCINTDKNSFLLNFFSTMSSATLATSCRACLRESLESYFEMNKQCHFSSDDHNFGDILNFCTHLQVKINDGFPQRICVICVQDLQQTYEFLQRVMESDKKLNELKEVDDCDNEENDDNVNDHDDFTKDPLENATDNEDNLDNDVKSEIVDDNDDEYSRTSLDNADNTFVDSHLNSTLISPHLSDSIDKDDGDFFKSVESQIFPQGRLKCNICHKAYFTNIGLQAHMDIHLPKGKTISKSSLIVGKYIKKKKIIKTAEISDDENTNNQNAKLEKDESRAKIPKPKKMFPCEVCGKQMISASKLRYHMVMHTGEKDYLCTMCPKAYSTIYALKHHMRAHTGERPYECKFCGDRFLRPTTLKSHMRRHTGERPYGCDICGKRFIQHSSMATHMKLNHMDKTIPCPYCDKKYARQTDLNTHLLSHSGDKPFACQMCPSRFTRQSNLNKHMNQHHSDIALGDKKSKKKTIKEVGGSNEITQQIESSDNNDLSMERPSCSSNLNSTAMLPLEKHSSVPSFQQMSAATNELSVNQLNNWNWPNQT; translated from the exons atgaaaataacttGTCGGATATGTAAAATACAACAAGGCGAATTTTTTACCCTTGATAGCGTAGTGCCCATTTATGGACAGAGGAACTATAAGTTATTGGAAATCTATAACAAATGTTGCCAATTGAATGCCCTTATACAAGATACCTTGCCTCAGGTAGTATGTTTGGCTTGTTTGGAAAAGCTGAAagaatttttcgaatttcaatTAAAAGCCGAAAAATCAGACTTGGAACTTCGAAAAGAATTAGAAGGGGTTCAAACCCTTGATATTAAAACAGAACAATTGGAAAATTGTCATGTGCCAACTATTAACCAAGCAAATACAGCAATTAAACCGGAAGTGGAAGAAGAAGTTATTACTACGGAAGATGAATTCGATGATGATGATCATTATGAAGACGATGAAAAAATACAGGAAGACGATGAGGATGAAGTTGAAGATACagacattttatttgaattatacaATAAAAATGATAGTTGCTTggacaattatttaaaatttaataaatctgaatctgAGACAGTTGAAGAATTTAATGGTCAGGAAGAACATGATTAtgaaatggaaataaatcaaactattactgaaattattaatacGCCTGAAGCTGACAGTAATAAAATGCATTTGGATACAACAGCATCTGATGAAATTGATGCTGGATTAGAAACAGACATACCAATCATAGAAATTTCAAGACTTAAATTACCAATGCAATGTCCGCAAATGCAAACTCTAATTTTAGAACCAATGGTTGAAATTAGGAAGTGGCAGTGTGCCGATTGCGGTCGGAAGTACTTAACAGAAGAAAAATTGGAACAACATCGTAAACTACATAACCAATCTGAGGATTGTCAGTGTGAAATATGCG gtACACATCTAAAGTCGCTGTATGACTATCGGGAACATATGAAAGAACATGGCACAGAGCGTAAATTTTCTTGTGAATATTGCGACAAAACTTTTTCCACGCGAGCTAATCTTAAATCTCATTTATACATTCACACCAATTTGCGGCCATTCAAGTGTGAAATTTGCGGTAAAACATTCCAACAAAAATCAATCTTAAAGACCCATATGACTTTGCATACCGGCAAACCATTTGAATGTACTCTATGTCATCGGCGTTTTAGTCGAACAGCTCATCTGAATATTCATATGCGGCAACACAATAACATACGGCCATATCAATGTACTGAATGTCCCAGTTCATATATGCAAAAGTCACATCTGGATCGTCATATATCAAGCTCACATTTGGGCGTTCGTTTCCAATGTACTATATGCGGTAAGATGTATACTAAGAAGCCGTCATTAAATACTCATATGCGTGATGCACACTGTACAACGGTATGTTTGTACAATTGTGAAATTTGTGATTTGGATTTTCCGAAACAAAAAGC ATTATCTATTTCGGCCACAAAGGGTAGAGCAGCTATAAGTCCCGCTGTTACTTTAATAACATTATCTTGTGACATTTGCGGACATGGTTCCAATATATTGGCCATACACATTTTAATACTTACATTTGCCGGAGGCATGCTTACCGCTGAAGGTTTCTGCACTAAAG GTGCACCACTACCACCAGCTCGTGATGTACCCGAGAATTCCTTGTCCGGTACAAAACGTTGG AGCGCCTCACCAGTGCCCGCAGACTTAGCGGGCATGCCAAGTGCAATTTGTTCTGAAATATCACGCTCGCGTTCTTTTTGCAATTTGGAACGCTTGTCGGGAGCTGCGCGTGCCAAGTTACGATCGCGCTGCCGTTCACGATGTCGCTCAGCACGAAGTTCATTACGTTCTTTGGCGTCAGCGCTTGTACCTGGTACCTCTTCTGTGGGATTAC TATTCGACAACACTGGAAGTACCCCTCAAACAAAGTCTTTAGTTAAACAGTATCTTTCAGTTTGTAATTACCGCAGATATAACGTAATTaatttaacatgcataaatacagataaaaattcgtttttgttaaattttttttcgacaaTGTCTTCAGCAACATTAGCCACGAGCTGTAGAGCATGCCTAAGAGAATCATTGGAATcatattttgaaatgaataaacAATGTCATTTCTCTTCAGATGATCATAATTTCggagatattttaaatttttgcactcATCTTCAAGTAAAGATAAATGATGGATTTCCACAGAGGATTTGTGTAATATGTGTTCAAGATTTACAACAAACCTATGAATTTTTGCAAAGGGTAATGGAAAGCGATAAGAAACTGAACGAGTTGAAGGAAGTTGATGATTGTGATAACGAAGAAAATGATGATAATGTCAATGATCATGATGATTTCACAAAAGATCCTTTAGAAAATGCAACGGACAACGAAGATAATTTAGATAAT gatgtaaaatCCGAAATtgttgatgataatgatgatgagtATTCTCGTACTTCATTgg ATAACGCTGATAATACTTTTGTAGATTCTCACCTTAACAGCACCCTTATCTCCCCTCATCTTAGTGATAGCATTGATAAAGATgatggcgatttttttaagtcTGTAGAATCACAAATTTTTCCTCAAG gccgtttaaaatgtaatatatgCCACAAGGCTTATTTCACCAATATAGGTCTTCAAGCTCATATGGATATACATTTACCTAAAGGTAAAACTATTTCAAAGTCGTCATTGATTGTtggtaaatatataaaaaagaagaaaatcatTAAAACCGCCGAAATATCGGATGATGAAAATACCAATAACCAGAACGCAAAGTTAGAAAAGGATGAAAGTAGGGCGAAAATTCCAAAACCAAAGAAAATGTTTCCTTGTGAAGTTTGTGGTAAACAAATGATATCTGCTTCGAAATTAAG atatcacATGGTAATGCATACAGGTGAAAAGGACTACTTATGTACAATGTGCC CTAAGGCGTATTCAACAATATATGCCCTTAAACATCATATGCGCGCCCACACGGGAGAACGTCCGTATGAGTGCAAATTTTGTGGTGATCGTTTTCTACGGCCAACTACGCTTAAAAGTCATATGCGACGACATACGGGAGAGCGGCCATACGGTTGCGATATTTGCGGCAAACGTTTCATACAACACTCATCTATGGCTACACACATGAAACTTAATCATATGGATAAAACTATTCCCTGTCCCTATTGTGATAAAAAATACGCCCGACAAACTGACTTAAATACGCACTTATTAAGTCATAGCGGCGATAAGCCATTTGCCTGTCAAATGTGCCCGAGTCGTTTTACACGGCAgtctaatttaaataaacatatgaaTCAACATCACAGTGACATTGCACTTGGagataaaaaatctaaaaagaaaACCATAAAGGAAGTTGGCGGCAGTAATGAGATTACA
- the Bx42 gene encoding puff-specific protein Bx42: MSLSSLLPTPTNAVWDREDERRVAAKGAPKIGALVSAKIAAPPYGQRKDWVPRTDADFGDGGAFPEIHVAQYPLDMGAPANLGKKSNALAVRLDEKGKIKYDAIARQGHGKDKIVYSSISQLLPAEVLSEDAEELQRPDAETVADTTEETRRALEKLTSQKIAAAMPVRHAERGAPAQYIRYTPSQQGDAFNSGAKQRIIRMVEAQVDPMEPPKFRINKKIPRGPPSPPAPVLHSPSRKVTVKEQKEWKIPPCISNWKNAKGYTIPLDKRLAADGRGLQQVHINEKFAKMSEALYIADRKAREAVEARAQLEKKLAQKEKEKKEDMLRMMAQRAREERAGIRNPTEEVPGTSADAKERNELRAERHRERQRDRNLARAAPDKRSKLQKERERDISEQIALGMPAKSAGTGEALFDQRLFNTTKGMDSGYGDDEAYNVYDKPWREANSLGNHLYRPSKQADNDAYGADLDRIVNTQRFVPDKEFSGTSRAGGSGAPSRSGPVQFEKEEDPFGLDQFLNMAKKAPKRGEEKNDRSGGSSDKKRRKD, from the coding sequence AtgtctttgtctagtcttttGCCTACACCCACAAATGCGGTGTGGGATCGTGAAGATGAAAGACGCGTGGCGGCTAAAGGAGCACCTAAAATAGGTGCCTTAGTTTCGGCCAAAATAGCTGCACCGCCTTACGGTCAGCGGAAGGATTGGGTGCCGAGAACAGACGCCGATTTCGGCGATGGTGGAGCGTTTCCCGAAATACACGTGGCTCAATATCCTTTGGATATGGGTGCGCCTGCAAATTTGGGTAAAAAATCCAATGCTCTAGCTGTGCGTTTAGATGAAAAGGGAAAAATTAAATACGATGCTATAGCACGTCAGGGGCATGGAAAAGACAAGATCGTGTATTCATCAATTTCACAATTGTTGCCCGCTGAGGTATTGTCAGAGGATGCGGAAGAATTGCAGAGGCCAGATGCTGAGACAGTAGCTGATACCACAGAAGAAACAAGAAGAGCTTTAGAAAAGTTAACTAGTCAAAAGATAGCAGCCGCAATGCCAGTCAGACATGCCGAACGAGGCGCGCCTGCACAGTATATTCGTTACACCCCTTCTCAACAGGGAGATGCTTTTAATTCAGGAGCAAAACAACGAATTATACGAATGGTAGAAGCTCAGGTAGATCCAATGGAACCACCTAAATTTCGAATTAATAAGAAAATTCCCAGGGGGCCGCCTTCACCTCCAGCGCCGGTTTTGCATTCACCTTCGCGAAAAGTCACTGTTAAAGAACAAAAAGAATGGAAGATCCCTCCCTGTATATCGAATTGGAAAAACGCAAAAGGTTATACTATACCCTTGGATAAACGTTTGGCTGCTGATGGTAGAGGTCTGCAACAAGTTCATATTAACGAAAAATTCGCCAAAATGTCTGAAGCTTTATATATAGCCGATCGTAAGGCTCGCGAAGCTGTCGAGGCCAGAGCTCAATTAGAAAAGAAATTAGCGCAAAAAGAAAAGGAAAAGAAAGAAGACATGTTGCGCATGATGGCTCAAAGAGCTCGAGAAGAACGTGCAGGTATACGTAATCCCACAGAAGAGGTACCAGGTACAAGCGCTGACGCCAAAGAACGTAATGAACTTCGTGCTGAGCGACATCGTGAACGGCAGCGCGATCGTAACTTGGCACGCGCAGCTCCCGACAAGCGTTCCAAATTGCAAAAAGAACGCGAGCGTGATATTTCAGAACAAATTGCACTTGGCATGCCCGCTAAGTCTGCGGGCACTGGTGAGGCGCTCTTTGATCAACGTCTTTTTAATACCACTAAAGGTATGGATTCCGGATATGGAGATGACGAAGCTTACAATGTGTATGACAAACCCTGGCGCGAAGCCAACTCCTTGGGTAACCACTTGTATAGACCAAGTAAACAAGCTGACAACGATGCCTATGGTGCAGACTTAGATCGTATTGTTAATACCCAACGTTTTGTACCGGACAAGGAATTCTCGGGTACATCACGAGCTGGTGGTAGTGGTGCACCTTCGCGTAGTGGTCCCGTTCAATTTGAAAAGGAAGAAGATCCCTTCGGTCTCGATCAGTTCTTGAATATGGCCAAGAAAGCTCCAAAGAGAGGCGAAGAGAAAAATGATCGTTCTGGCGGTAGTTCCGATAAAAAACGAAGAAAAGATTAA
- the IntS4 gene encoding integrator complex subunit 4, which produces MASTSVAVKRPLSVTETVECVQPPHKKIRIQTTSKNVSATNKLQQAINLLGTISPQNSKELLELLVKIADELVLDDCQISELHEAIHKLIEIFRQERDGDTTVRVMILGLLADFAEVRVAEVVNALIDEIIGVLKYEKSQKVIAQGLCSLHKIGAKNIKHLPSMHITKMAHFAQQQLCSESHQTQKNALMVLSAFVALTDAKKGVIDTIGHYADSQDSGVRAQSLRSILCLGDRGAILSPSLYKRAVAAMQDDYECVRQQALRLVFQLGITHPDHMISCGTEDEEEMRLVDAAFSKVCAALCDLCIQIRVQAAEHLGDMTMVSSEYLHQTLDKKLMSNLRRKKTAHERGAQLVASGEWSSGKRWADDAPQEKLDTDTISLIASGACGALVHGLEDEFLEVRIATVDSMCKLALKHPDFAVTCLDFLVDMFNDEIEEVRLKAIYSLTAIARHIVLREDQLEIMLSSLEDFSVEVREGLHLMLGACRVSTQACLLMVVQKLLDVLSKYPQDKLSAFGCMRKVGQKHPNLCLAVTSHLLQDHPFFDSAERDVEDPAYLCILILLFNAAANLVPIISLFPDVTLKHYAYLRDAMPTLVPQLPIEGASTKKPMDDLNGLNNSREYLETILAHINDIFSIARDRVPLLKTAQDNLKRLGEIDPEMWGTANFLETFLAAQIQIEQLQSCTTSQHSRAPLKESLAQLVRNCLKLQHIFSGLTYSDMLLVKQVCLRASALHLVLVVRDRSQSALGPCQMLLQTASDISNFLDEKQDSQPDSLTTLLLNQLSSIVDPKPGKVFREILPLVQKPSAVSMPPANVSIKMCMANILEPCPQMSQDNVIKVTAGLIAALPFVAEIDNLQESQKQDMRIKIKYPDQHLHTVVPKLSDFKKIMTEQGAHETNVRLRTTILLSHSVWTEASSVEITLCLAVRPGTELELCKPAKILFAPKPVRRGI; this is translated from the exons ATGGCGAGTACATCAGTAGCGGTTAAAAGGCCACTTTCCGTAACAGAAACCGTGGAATGTGTCCAACCACCACATAAGAAAATTCGTATACAAACGACTAGCAAAAATGTATCTGCCACTAATAAACTGCAGCAAGCTATAAACCTGTTGGGCACAATTTCACCACAAAACAGTAAAGAACTATTGGAATTATTAGTTAAAATTGCCGATGAATTAGTACTAGACGATTGTCAAATTTCTGAATTACATGAGGCCATCCACAAGTTGATAGAAATTTTTCGTCAAGAACGCGATGGTGATACCACGGTAAGGGTGATGATACTGGGATTACTTGCCGATTTTGCAGAAGTTCGTGTAGCTGAGGTGGTTAATGCTCTGATTGATGAAATCATAGGAGTATTAAAATACGAAAAATCTCAAAAAGTTATTGCTCAAGGTCTTTGTAGTCTACACAAAATAGGAGCTAAGAATATAAAACATTTGCCCTCAATGCACATTACGAAAATGGCCCATTTCGCACAACAACAGTTGTGCTCGGAATCACATCAAACACAAAAGAACGCATTGATGGTATTGTCAGCATTTGTAGCTTTAACAGATGCTAAAAAGGGCGTCATAGATACCATCGGACATTATGCCGACTCTCAAGATTCTGGGGTAAGGGCACAAAGTTTAAGATCTATTCTGTGTTTGGGAGATAGGGGAGCAATTTTATCTCCGTCTCTGTATAAACGTGCTGTGGCAGCCATGCAAGATGATTATGAATGTGTTCGCCAACAAGCTCTAAGATTGGTCTTTCAATTGGGCATTACGCATCCAGATCATATGATATCGTGTGGCACTGAGGACGAGGAGGAAATGCGTCTGGTGGATGCGGCTTTTAGTAAAGTGTGCGCTGCATTATGCGATTTATGTATTCAAATACGGGTTCAAGCTGCCGAACATTTGGGTGACATGACAATGGTTAGTTCTGAATATCTTCACCAAACATTGGATAAAAAACTTATGAGCAATTTGAGACGTAAGAAAACCGCTCATGAAAGGGGTGCTCAGCTGGTAGCTTCGGGTGAATGGTCTTCTGGAAAACGTTGGGCGGATGATGCCCCTCAAGAAAAATTGGATACGGATACAATTTCTCTCATAGCAAGTGGTGCATGCGGAGCTTTAGTCCATGGCTTGGAGGATGAGTTTCTGGAAGTACGCATTGCCACTGTGGATTCCATGTGCAAATTAGCGCTTAAACACCCGGATTTTGCAGTGACCTGTTTAGATTTTCTGGTCGATATGTTTAACGATGAAATTGAGGAAGTTCGCCTAAAGGCCATTTATAGTTTGACAGCCATAGCTAGACATATTGTTTTACGTGAAGATCAGTTGGAAATTATGTTGTCGTCTTTAGAAGATTTTTCGGTGGAAGTACGAGAAGGTCTACATTTGATGTTGGGAGCTTGTCGTGTTTCTACACAGGCCTGTCTGCTGATGGTGGTGCAAAAATTGTTAGATGTACTCTCAAAATATCCACAGGATAAACTGTCAGCATTTGGTTGTATGCGTAAAGTGGGTCAAAAGCATCCAAATCTTTGCTTAGCTGTTACTTCGCATCTTTTGCAGGATCATCCCTTTTTTGATAGTGCTGAACGTGATGTGGAAGACCCAGCCTAtttgtgtattttaattttgctgTTTAATGCGGCCGCAAATTTGGTGCCCATTATAAGTCTATTTCCAGATGTTACCCTAAAACATTACGCCTACTTGCGCGATGCTATGCCAACGTTAGTGCCTCAGCTGCCAATAGAAGGAGCATCGACCAAAAAGCCTATGGATGATTTAAACGGCTTGAACAATTCACGAGAATATTTGGAAACAATATTAGCACATATTAATGATATATTTTCCATAGCCAGGGATCGAGTACCGCTATTAAAGACGGCTCAAGACAATTTAAAG CGATTGGGTGAGATTGATCCCGAAATGTGGGGTAccgctaattttttggaaacatttttagCTGCTCAAATACAAATTGAACAATTGCAAAGTTGTACCACTTCACAGCATAGTCGTGCTCCCTTAAAGGAATCACTGGCTCAATTGGTGCGCAATTGCTTAAAACTTCAGCATATATTTTCGGGTCTTACCTATAGTGATATGTTGTTGGTTAAACAAGTCTGTTTAAGGGCCAGTGCACTGCACTTGGTTTTAGTAGTACGTGATCGGTCTCAAAGTGCCTTGGGACCTTGCCAAATGCTACTACAAACTGCATCAGACATCAGTAATTTCTTAGACGAAAAACAAGACTCTCAACCCGATTCGTTAACGACATTACTACTAAATCAGTTATCAAGTATAGTCGATCCAAAGCCAGGAAAGGTATTTCGAGAAATTTTACCTTTAGTGCAGAAACCTTCAGCGGTAAGCATGCCTCCGGCAAATGTAAGTATTAAAATGTGTATGGCCAATATATTGGAACCATGTCCGCAAATGTCACAAGATAATGTTATTAAAGTAACAGCGGGACTTATAGCTGCTCTACCCTTTGTGGCCGAAATAGATAATCTGCAAGAGTCTCAAAAGCAAGATATGCGCATTAAAATAAAGTATCCCGACCAACATTTGCACACAGTTGTGCCAAAGTTGTcggactttaaaaaaattatgaccgAGCAGGGAGCACACGAAACGAATGTACGTTTAAGAACCACCATACTGCTGTCACATTCTGTATGGACCGAAGCCTCTTCTGTGGAAATAACGCTATGTTTGGCAGTGAGACCTGGCACTGAATTGGAGCTGTGTAAGCcagcaaaaatattatttgccCCGAAACCCGTAAGAAGaggaatttaa